A genomic region of Ovis canadensis isolate MfBH-ARS-UI-01 breed Bighorn chromosome 9, ARS-UI_OviCan_v2, whole genome shotgun sequence contains the following coding sequences:
- the PDE7A gene encoding high affinity 3',5'-cyclic-AMP phosphodiesterase 7A isoform X6, with amino-acid sequence MLGDVRVRSRAGFESERRGSHPYIDFRIFHAQSEIEVSVSARNIRRLLSFQRYLRSSRFFRGTTVSNSLNILDDDYNGQAKCMLEKVGNWSFDIFLFDRLTNGNSLVSLTFHLFSLHGLIEYFHLDMMKLRRFLVMIQEDYHSQNPYHNAVHAADVTQAMHCYLKEPKLANSVTPWDVLLSLIAAATHDLDHPGVNQPFLIKTNHYLATLYKNTSVLENHHWRSAVGLLRESGLFSHMPLESRQQMEAQIGALILATDISRQNEYLSLFRAHLDKGDLHLEDARHRHLVLQMALKCADICNPCRTWELSKQWSEKVTEEFFHQGDIEKKYHLGVSPLCDRQTESIANIQIGFMTYLVEPLFTEWARFSNTRLSQTMLGHVGLNKASWKGLQREQPSSEDTDAAFEELSSQLIPQENRLP; translated from the exons CTCAATCTGAAATTGAAGTTTCTGTATCTGCAAGGAATATCAGACGGTTACTAAGTTTCCAGCGGTATCTTAGATCTTCACGCTTTTTTCGTGGTACTACTGTTTCAAATTCTCTGAACATTTTAGATGATGATTATAATGGACAAGCCAAG TGTATGCTGGAAAAAGTTGGAAATTGGAGTTTCGATATCTTTCTATTTGATAGACTGACAAATG gAAATAGTCTAGTAAGTTTAacctttcatttatttagtcTCCATGGATTAATTGAGTACTTCCATTTAGATATGATGAAACTTCGTAGATTTTTAG TGATGATTCAAGAAGATTACCACAGTCAGAACCCTTACCACAATGCAGTCCACGCTGCCGATGTTACTCAGGCCATGCACTGTTACCTAAAAGAACCTAAG CTTGCCAACTCTGTAACTCCTTGGGACGTCTTGCTGAGCTTAATTGCAGCTGCCACTCATGATCTGGATCATCCAGGTGTTAATCAACCTTTCCTCATTAAAACTAACCATTACCTGGCAACTTTATACAAG aatacCTCAGTTCTGGAAAATCACCACTGGAGATCTGCAGTGGGGTTATTGAGAGAATCCGGTTTATTCTCACACATGCCATTAGAGAGCAG ACAACAGATGGAGGCTCAGATAGGCGCTCTGATACTGGCCACAGACATCAGCCGCCAGAATGAATACTTGTCCTTGTTTCGGGCCCATCTGGATAAGGGCGATCTACATCTGGAAGATGCCAGGCATAGGCACTTGGTCTTACAG ATGGCTTTGAAGTGTGCCGATATTTGTAACCCGTGTCGGACCTGGGAATTAAGCAAGCAGTGGAGTGAAAAAGTAACAGAGGAATTCTTCCATCAAG gaGATATAGAAAAAAAGTATCATTTGGGTGTGAGTCCACTCTGCGATCGTCAGACTgaatcaattgccaacatccagatTG GTTTTATGACCTATCTCGTGGAGCCTCTGTTCACGGAATGGGCCCGGTTCTCCAACACCAGGCTGTCCCAGACGATGCTCGGACACGTGGGGCTGAACAAAGCCAGCTGGAAGGGACTGCAGAGAGAGCAGCCCAGCAGCGAGGACACTGATGCTGCGTTCGAGGAGTTGAGCTCACAGTTAATACCTCAGGAAAACCGGTTACCCTAA